ctactactactactactactactactactactactactactatcactaccagtaccactaccactaccactactactgctactactactactactacgactacttctacttccactactactactactagtactactactactactactactactactactactagtactactactactataactactactactactactactactacttcttcttcgtcttcttcgtcttcgtcttcttcttcttctactactaccactaccactaccactaccactaccactaccactaccactaccactaccactaccactaccactactactaccactactactaccactaacacttctacttctacttctacttctactactactactactactactactactactattattactactactacttcttcttcttcttcttcttcttcttcctctactactactactagtactactactactactactactactactactactactacaactactactacaactactactactactactaccactactactactactactaatactactactactactactactactactactactactactactactactactacgactacttctacttgtactactactactactactactactactactactactactactactaccaccactaccactactactactattactactactactactactactactagtactactactactactacgactactactacaactactactactactactactaccactactactactactactactactactactactactactactactactactactactactactactactactactactacgactacttctacttgtactactactactactactactactactactactactactactactaccactaccactactactactattactactactactactactactactactactactagtactactactactactactactactactactactactactactattactactactactactagtactactactactactactactactacaactacaactacatcttcttcttcttctactactactactactactaccactaccactaccactaccactagcaCTACCACtagcactaccactactactactactactactactactactacttctacttctactactactactactactactactactactactactactactactactaccactaccactaccaccaccaccactaccactaccaccactaccactactaccactactaccactactaccactactactactactcctactactactactactactactactactactactacaacaactactactactacttcttcttcttcttcttcttctactactactactactactactactaatactactactattactactacgactacgactacgactacgactgccactaccactaccactaccactaccactaccactaccactaccactacgactaccactactactaccactaccacttctagttctacttctacttctactactactattagtactagtactactactactactagtactactactactattattactactactactactacttcttcttcttcttcgtcttcttcttcctctactactactactactactactaatactactacttctactactactactactactagtacgacgactactactactactactactactactactactactactagttcttcttcttcctctactactactactactactactactactacaacaacaactactactactactactactactactactaccactaccagtaccagtaccagtaccactaccactagtactactactactactactactactactactactataactactactactactagtactactactactactactactactactactactactacaactactactacttctttttcttcttctatttctactactactactactaccactaccagtaccactaccactactactactactactactactactactactacttctacttctactactactactactagtactactactactactactactattactactattattactacttcttcttcttattattcttcttcttcttcctctactactactactactacgactaccactaccactaccactaccaccactaccactactactactaccactactactactaccactactaccactactaccactactactactactcctactactactactactactactactactactactactactacaactactactacttcttcttcttcttcttctccgtctactactactactactactactactactactactactacaacaacaacaactactacttcttcttcttcttcttcttcttcttcttctactactactactactactactactactactactactactactactactactactacttctactactactactactactactactactactactactattactactacgactacgactacgactgccactaccactaccactaccactaccactaccactaccactaccactaccactaccactaccactaccactacgactaccactactactaccactaccacttctagttctacttctacttctactactactactagtactagtactactactactagtattactactactactactactactactactaatactactactactactacttctacttctactactactactactactactactactactactactactactactactactactactactactactactactaccactaccactaccactaccaccactaccactactactactaccactactaccactactaccactactactactactcctactactcctactactactactactactactactactactacttcttcttcttcttcttcttcttctactactactactactactactactactactactattactactacgactacgactacgactacgactgccactaccactaccactaccactaccactaccactacgactaccactactactaccactaccacttctagttctacttctacttctactactactattagtactagtactactactactactagtactactactactattattactactactactacttcttcttcttcttcttcttcttcttcctctactactactactactactaatactactacttctactactactactactactagtactactactactactactactactactactactactactactactactactactactactactactactacta
This genomic stretch from Hordeum vulgare subsp. vulgare chromosome 6H, MorexV3_pseudomolecules_assembly, whole genome shotgun sequence harbors:
- the LOC123405418 gene encoding uncharacterized protein DDB_G0271670-like — translated: SGSSSSSSSSSSSSSSSSRSRSSSSSSSSSSSGSASGSASGSGSGSGSSSSSSRRRRRCSCSCSSSSSSSSTSSSSSNSSSSSSSSSSSSSSTSSSSSSSSSSSNSSSSGSGSSSSSSSSSSSSSSSTSRSSRSSSSSSSSSSSSSSSSSSSSSSSSSSGSSSSSSSCSSSRSSSSSTSSSSSSSSNSSSSGSGGSSSSSSSSSSSSSSSTSRSSRSSSSSSSSSSSSSSSSSSSSYSSSSTSSSSSSSSSSSTSSSSSGSRSSRSSSSSSSSSGSGSGTGSDSSSSSSSSSSSSSRRRRRRRRTRSSSSSSSSSSSSSSSSSSSSYSSSSSSSSSSNSRSSSSSRSSNHSSSSSSSSGGGAGGGGGSSSNSSSSSSSSSSSSSSSSSSSSSSSRS